The stretch of DNA AAAGAAGAATCGTCCGAAGTGTGGAATTTGTGCTCAAGATTCACATGAGCCGGATTTCATCTACCCATGCAACCTGCCCAAATGTGTGAATTGTTTTGGTGCCCACCCAAGCCACAGCAAAGCCTGCCCAAAATACATCGAGGAGAGGGAAGTTAATGCAATCCGCGTCACCCTAAGGATCCCATACAATTTGGCGAGAGAGGAGTTGAAGAGGAGGAAGGGAGTTCCCAACCCCATCCTAAATTCCTATCCTAATTCCGTTCCTTCTAAATCCATCTCTTATGCTCAAACAGTATCAAAATCTGAAGGTACAAGCACCGTTAGCACCGATTCATTAAGTAAAGTAAGTAAAGTAGTTTATTCTGCAACTAAAACACCTCATGTAAACCGATCTCAGGTACAGTCACGAGCTGCAAATTCACTATTAAAAGCTCCTAAAGCATCTAAAGTTACAAACAAATCATACCGAAGGGCAATTAATGCTGCTCAAATTAATAATACTGTTCATGATGACACCAATGTCTCATACACAGTACTTGCTTCcccaaattattcaaaaattcgcacaCCAAATTCCACCAACGCTCAATGCAAAGAAATTAGTCAAAATTCTCCTGAAATTAGTCAGAATAAAATCCAATTCACCCAAGATTCATCGCAGGCTATGTCTGTTGAGGTTGATGAAGATCAACCTGTTCCCTTCCCTCCCCCTGATCCTCCTCCTTCTCCTCCCCTATCCTTCCATTCCTATTCCCCCTCTCCTTGTTCCTCCACTGGAGGTTCTGATCGtcccaaaaattcaagattCTCTGATGAAGATGACCAAATGTTAAGTGACGATGATGACGTCTAACAATAATAATTcagaaaatctcaatgaaattgatttaaattcttttgacgataattttatttcacctcaatttcaaaataatgtaaataataatcttttatGTACAAATCCTTCTTTTGTACAGTGGAATTGCCATGGCTTCTGGCCCAGAAAACCAGACATTGAATtgttaattaatgaaaagcaACCAGTTGCTCTTTGTCTTCAAGAAactcatattaaatttaatcacaaaaatattaatggcCCAACTATTAGTGGGTATAATGCTGTTCATCAAAATCTTTCAGATAATCCCACAATGAGTGGCGGAGtctcaatttttatacaaaatggGTGGTCTTTTGATCCTATTGATTTGAACACAAATTTAGAAGCCATTGCTATTAGACTGCAATGGCACTTCCCCATTACAATTGTTTCTATTTATATTAATCCCGGAATTCCAGTTGAAGAATTAGAAATAGTTAATTTGATTAGACAGTTGCCCACTCCTTTTATTATCATGGGAGATATCAATGCTAGCAATCCGTATTGGGGTAGTAACAAGCTTGATCGTcgtggaaaaataattgaaaaaattgttaattctgaaaatttaataattctgaaTAATGGATCTAACACTAATTTGTCTGTTGCCCACGGAACTTTTAATGCTATTGATCTTACAATAGCTGATCCTCAAACCGCGTCTCGGTTTGTTTGGACTGTTGATAATGATTTAAGAGGTAGTGATCACTTTCCTATTTATCTCACTGATATCTCTTTTTCATATAAAGAGGTCTCATCTCAGTGCAGGTGGATTGAATCGGGGGCAGATTGGgataaattttcagaattaatGCCAAGATGTTTTGCTtataattgtaattttcctttgatcTCGTACAATGAGGTAAAGGAGTGTATAATTTCTACTGCTAATTCATCAATTCCAAAAACTAAAGGTGGCAAGCAATTCAGAAGAGTTCCATGGTGGACACCTGAGATAAAACTATTaattagagagagaaaaagaagtcttaaaaaatttaaaaaatatccaacaGCTGAGAACAAGGAAGCATATCTTTCTATTGTTCAAAGGACTCgggataaaattaatgaagcaaAAACTAATTCATGGAATAGTTTTACCAATACCATTGATTCAAACACCCCACCAAGTgaaatgtggagaaaaattaacGCAATTAGAGGAATTTCAAGTCCAAAAATTAGATATGTCAATTGTGATCAAGGAAGTTCTACtgattcaaaagaaattgccAATATTTTGGGTAAAAAATTTGCTTTCCCTTCTTCTAATATCTCTCTAAGTAATAGTGAAGttgattttaagaataaacttCTGAATGATTGCCCTGAAACTACAATATCTCTGCCATTTTCTGCTgaaattaataactttttctcttttcaagaacttaaagtttctctttcaaaaagtAAAGGAAAGTCATATGGCCCtaatttaattacttattctatgctaaaaaatttacctcaagaagttcatttatttttgttaaaattgtttaatgatatgtgggaaaaatctatttttccTGAAGATTGGAAAGATTCAATCATTGTACCTATTCCTAAAAACTCCCCTAATGGACCACAAGATTATAGACCCATAACTCTTACAAATTGTGATCTTAAGATTTTTGAGCGAATGGTTAATGCTCGACTTGTCTGGTTTCTGGATTATAACAATCTTCTTTCAAATAATCAAATAGGTTTTCGTAAAGGAAGATCTACTTATATGTCAGTTGCTAAACTTACTGGGGACGTCTTTGAGTCCTTCCAAAAGAGATCTCATACCTCCgcgattttctttgatattgaAAAGGCCTATGACAGAGTATGGAGTGAAGTAATCATTAATCAACTAATTGAGTGGGGTCTAACTGGGTATATTctagaatttatcaaattctatttaaaaccCAGGAAATCAAGAGTACGGGTTAATAATGAACTATCAGATGAAAATACTTTTGAAAATGGAGTCCCCCAAGGGGGTGTCCTATCAGTTACTTTGTTTCttatatcaataaataaaattttttcccTATTTCCAGTTGATGGtcctaataaaattcttgtttaCGCAGATGATATTGTAGTTTACAATAGTAATCCTAAAGATGATGTCAGATGTATTGAACTGCAGACTTGCATTAATGAATTGAGTAAATGGGCAGCTGTTAATGGTTttcgattttcttcaaaaaaaactaaagctcTTCacttttgtagaaaaaatgtaagatgTACCCCACTTACATTCTCTCTTAATGGCACAGTACTGGAAAACGttaaagaatataaatttttgggaGTACATCTTGactttaaactaaaatttaacACTCAtattaagaatcttaaaattGCTTGtaacaaaagaataaatattattaaatgcCTATCTGGTCTAAGTTGGGGATCGCATAGAGACTCACTTAGAACCATTCATCATGCTCTTGTACtttcaaaactattttattgtagtgaaatttattttccagctGCTAATAAATCTTTGTTAGACACTTTGAGCAGTGTTTACAATGCAGGGTACCGGCTTAGCTCTGGGGCTTTCCGGACATCCCGTGTTGAGTGCCTTCTTGCTGAATCTGGAGTTCCTTCCATGAAACTAGCAATAGAATTTCAATGTGCTAAGTCTGCAGTTCGACTCCTTTCAAACTCGTCTGCCCCCggttttgaaaatttgcgaTGTTGGGAAAATAGGAAAGATGTAACTAGTTTCTACTCCTTTAGTGGCAACCTAATTCAAAATATGATTTcagaaattaatattgaaataCGCTCTCCATCATTACAACCTTCTTGGTTGCTTAATGATGACTATATTAATACTTATATGACCACagttaattataaagaaagaACAACTcctgaaataattaatatatttgATAATATTGTTAATAGCATTCACACTGATTCTTGTGTGATCTATTGTGATGGATCAGGCAAAGACGATTTAAAAAGCTTCGCTATAACCACTGAAGATAATCTTATTTTCAGTTGTAGATGTCATCCCCAAACTACTGTTTTTGAGCTTGAAgcaattgcaattaaaaaatccCTTGAGTTCATTCAAGAtacaagaagaaataatagttctgaattaattaaatggatTGTAGCTTCTGATAGTCTGAGTACTATCGAAggtgttaaaaatattaaaaatgattctcCTATTATTAATAACATAAGAtctattttgattaaattgaaaggtACGGCATGTCTTCTTTGGGTCCCAGGACACAAAGGGATTCCTGGGAATACAAAAGCAGATTTTGAAGCTAAGAAAGCTCTTGAATTACCTATGCCTACCTGTAATGATCTCACACTCAAAAGTactcttaatttaattaaaaataaatttaaaacaaaaaatttgaattggtttAAGACTGAGGTACCTGGtctgatgaataaaattagttcATCACTTTCCCGACCTAAAATCCCTAGCTCTCTTTCCCGAAAAGAGTGTACCATCATATCCCGCATACGTATAGGTCACTCTAGACTCACTCAATCCTATAAAATGACTAAATCACCTCGTCCCATTTGTACCTTTTGcaatattaaaaatgaatttcttaccATTGAGCATATTATTCTACATTGTAAAGTTCTAAATaatataagaaataaaatttttggaaagaaatcAGCTCTTGAGCTACTTGACTTCTCTGAGGTCGGGtctagaaaaattcttgaatttttgtcaaaaattaaaattattaatgaaatttaatgtaaattagttttttttttaaattatacggtgcgaaattgtaaaaaagtacctgaataaaataaatctaataataataataagtgATTGAAAGGGAGcaggcaaaaaaagaagatattttttctgctGTCCATTGCGTTGATGGATTTGGATGCGATATCTTGCGGAAATACCCTTGATTGGCCatatgtgtgtgagaaaatgtttCCATGAGACAGGGTCAAGgtcagaaaaaaagggaaattcttTCCAGAAGGCGGGCAGGAGAGCATATTTTCTATACAGTATGGGAGGTAAGTAGGTACATAACGTAATATGTATAAAGTGAAACTCGATGATCTTGAAATTCTCACCATGCTTCTCATTTCTCATCATTCCAATTGTTCCGCCGGTATAGATCACAAGGACTTTCGCTTCGGTATTTCCTGATGCCAACATGTTGCCGTAGCTCCTGTTTCGCCTGAGGGATGATTTCTCCGAAATTTTTGGCGGTGTCGAGAGTCCCATCTTGCTGAGACTCACAGAACGCAGACTCGACGCCACACTCACGTGGCTTGCGGACCCATTGATTTTTCCACGAAGCTCACTCCCAATATCTTCGCAATCTgatgatgaattttccatacTGGAATTTGCGCCGTGACTTCCTCGCCCTCACACtttctgataaaattaaataactgATGACGATGACGCACTGAGATTAGGCAATGTGTGTGGGGAGATTTTAGCAATGCCGATCCaggcttttaattttttgggttTGCACAGCACAACGTTTGAAATTCGACTGACTGCGAGGCAGCAAAACTTTGTGTATTTCACTCACCCGACCAAGGCACATGTGAGCtgataatatattttacagAATGCTTAACTACACGCCTTTTTCTTAGTTCAGTAAATAATACGTGTAGTAGATATTGCaacgggttttttttttatttaatggaaaaatatttataagaaatCTTTCGTTGATCTTTAGGTTCTTTAGAGGTTTGTTCGCTATTAACCTTTGATCCAACTCTTTTAGTAACTGTCTAGTCAGTCTATAATCTCAATAAACAACTCATGTTTtgttgatttaaataaaatatacctaaactaagggatggtcacgttattttggaaactcggggactttcaagagcgattttcaagccaatttttaaaccaaaattttgaaatctgcttgcactcttgttaaatggccaaatactgataagaattcagtatttttgatttagaaaataaatttttgtgctcaaaaaatttatttgaaattctcacattttggccattttgtttctgtagagtttccaaaataacgtgaccatcccttattttctttgtgttatgatcatttttttttaaagcaaattaaTCAACATCATTAagatttgattatttttttcattatacttAAGTTCCTGGGAGGGAAACTAGtgaacttaaaaattaacctGAGATAAATAAAGCCTTAAATTTAAGACTTTTTAAGTCTCTAAGGTTCGTCTCGGTGATAAGATCTAAGACCGTCTGGTAATCATTTTTAGCCAGAGTTTTCGACTATACTCTGCACTACTCTTCAGTTTGTTTTACCTTTTTATAGATTGTATTTAGGTAGGTActaatagaaattaaataaatcaatattcaGGAAGGTacttatatataaatttttcttatgattttgCTCCCAAACCagcaagaataaattaaaacttttagcttgtcttgcaaaaaatgcaataaagtgAATCTGAATACTACCAAACAcaaaaactattaaaagtAACATACAATAATCTGTATTtaatcttaattaattaattaaacaattttatttcttgaattttcatgataacagaataattttgtaacgaacaaattcaaaataatctgCTAACTTGCCGCCTTTTCCGCCAGATGCACAAGTAAGACAAATACTTGGAAACTCCTCCAAATTCTCCTTACTTTTTACACCTTTTCCAtggctaaaataaaattaaaattacccacaatttctttttaaaggaCAAAAAATGACCAATGAACcctttcaatgcaaaaaaaaacaaaatatcctccctaataaataaaaataaaggaataaaaataaaaattggagTAATTCTCAGCACATGTTCCAAACTCCATTTCTCCAGTGGAAGGTCGTCGGTTGTGTCGCGGAAGTTTTTACTGCGATACCGGCGAcgtgtcaaaagaaaattttgtgcgGTGGCATGTTTCGtttttagagtttttagaGTAATTTACCGTGAGCACCGGGCTAAAAATGAGTCGTCCAAAGACACTAAATCGCCAGACGGCCGGATACGCGAGTTTAATTACATTTGCAGTGTTATTCCTGGCCTGGGTGTCTGGGTTTTCGTCTCGCCTCTTTGCCGTGATTCGATTCGAATCCATCATCCATGAGTTCGATCCCTGGTAAGTGCAATGGGGCCCCTCCCGTCATTCCGTTTGAGCTCTCTAATTGCTTGTCTTGTCTGCAGGTTCAACTACCGGGCCACGGCGTATATGGTGCAGCATGGCTTCTACAAGTTCCTCAATTGGTTCGATGAGCGCGCTTGGTACCCTCTGGGGCGCATTGTGGGCGGGACCGTGTACCCGGGGCTCATGATCACCTCCGGCAGCATCCACTGGCTGCTCCATCTACTCCACATACCCATCCACATTCGTGATATTTGCGTCTTTCTCGCACCTATCTTTAGCGGGCTCACAGCCATCTCCACCTACTTGCTCACGAAGGAGCTGTGGTCAGCCGGAGCGGGGCTCTTTGCGGCCAGTTTCATTGCCATTGTACCCGGGTACATTAGTCGCAGTGTAGCCGGGAGCTACGACAATGAAGGCATTGCCATCTTTGCCCTCCAATTCACCTACTTCCTCTGGGTGAAGTCCGTGAAGACGGGATCTGTCTTCTGGGCCGCAATGGCAGCTCTATCCTACTTCTACATGGTATCCGCATGGGGAGGATACGTCTTTATCATTAATCTCATCCCCCTCCACGTATTTGTACTCCTCATCATGGGTCGTTACTCACCACGCCTCTTCACAAGCTACACCGTCTTCTACATCCTCGGCCTTCTGCTCTCCATGCAGATTCCCTTTGTGGGATTCCAGCCCATTCGTACTAGTGAGCATATGGCTGCTTCTGGGGTGTTTGTCCTCCTCATTGCTGTCGCCCTGCTCCGTCATATGCAGACAGTTCTCACAAAGCAGGAATTCCGCAGAGTTTTCATCATTGGTGGACTCTCAGCAGCTGGCCTTGTATTCCTTGCTGTTGTCATTCTCACGATATCCGGTGTTGTAGCACCATGGAGTGGTCGCTTCTACTCCCTCTGGGACACTGGCTATGCTAAAATTCACATCCCAATCATTGCATCTGTGTCGGAGCATCAACCCACCACGTGGTTCTCCTTCTTCTTTGATCTCCACATTCTCGTTTGCACATTCCCCGTGGGTCTCTGGTACTGCATTAAACGCATCAACGATGAGCTCGTCTTTGTCATTCTCTACGCCATCAGTGCTGTCTATTTTGCCGGAGTTATGGTGCGCCTCATGCTCACACTCACTCCCGTTGTCTGCATTCTCAGTGGTGTGGCATTTTCCGGTGAGTTTTCTTACATTTCTTTGGGTGCTTGAGATTCCGGGAATTAACCTTTTGGCTGTGATTTTGTTTCTTCTTAGGACTCCTTGAGGTCTTCCTAAAGGACGAACATGCACCATTGAATGCAACGGGTGGAGTAGTGGAAGCAGAAGAGCCCGTAGAGAAGAAGAATATGTACGACAAAGCAGGGAAATTGAAACATAGACCAAAGCACGAGGCCACATCCCATGATACCGCCAATGCTGGAGCAGGTGGAATGGGATCGAATCTCAAGAGTGTGGTGATTGTGGCCGTCCTTATGATTCTCATGATGTTCGCTGTCCACTGTACGTGGGTAACGAGCAATGCCTACTCCAGCCCATCAATTGTGCTGGCTTTCTACAATAGCGCCGATGGGACACGCAATATTCTCGATGATTTCCGCGAGGCATACTACTGGCTCTCCCAGAATACAGCTGATGATGCCCGGGTGATGTCTTGGTGGGACTATGGGTATCAGATAGCGGGAATGGCAAATCGGACGACTCTAGTGGATAATAATACGTGGAATAACAGCCATATTGCCCTCGTTGGTAAGGCAATGTCCTCCCCTGAGGACAAGGCGTATGAGATTATGACTTCACTCGATGTTGACTATGTGTTGGTGATCTTTGGCGGTGTTATCGGCTACTCTGGAGATGATATCAACAAATTCCTCTGGATGGTGCGAATTGCCGAAGGAGAACATCCCAAGGATATTCGTGAAAGTGACTTCTTCACAGATCGTGGAGAATTCCGTGTGGATGCCGAAGGAGCACCTGCCCTGCTAAACTGTCTCATGTACAAGTTGAGCTACTACAGATTCGGAGAACTCAAATTGGACTACAGGTAaggaaagaattttgtttttctattttgaagagaattttaagagtattctttttaatttatttaattcttttagatTTTGATTCTTGATAAAgaggtagattctgataaaaatcttttcttttctaacaactgaaGAGTTGATGTAAGAATTTGACAGATGAGTGTAACAAAAATCGCTCTATTGTcgttcaagaaaataaaaataaagaatttgttgtttaagaaaataatcaaaaagatCCCTAAAAGAGTCtggaagaataattttccttcaaaaacgcgattaaagaaaaaaataaactgtcaaaatcttataaaaattttcccagaataccaaaaatcttgtAGCTgaagaattgtaaaaaaaaaaaaaatatttttatcagaatctaccccaaacTCTCAACATTTTTTGTGACCTTAATGCACCTAAAGTTTCCATGTTAATAAGCAAAATCTCAGTCAGTTGTTGTTGGCACACAAGGAATGGTGGATGTTGGACTAAAAAGAAATTGGTTTGAACATTTCAGAGGAGCTGCCGGATACGATCGCACACGCAATTCCGTAATTGGCAATAAAGATTTTGAGCTGACGTATTTGGAGGAGGCATACACATCGGAGCACTGGCTTGTGCGTATTTATCGCGTGAAGAAGCCCCACGAATTCAACAGGCCAAACCTCAAGGAGGACGAAAGAGTGTTCCCATCGACCGATTATGTGTCACGAAAGGTAAATTGAGATGCTTTTTTAATCACCTTCTGTGTTTCATACTCAAAGTCTCTGCTTTCTCTCTCACATAGACTTCAAAGAGGAAGAAAGGCTTCATCAAAAACCGGCCAGTTGTCGTGAAGGGAAAGAGAAATGCAGGAACAAAATAAAGAAGGTGATGTACAACAACTTTTTCTATCACACCACAACATACTTTTGCAGTGtccaatatttaaaagaaaatggataaaatagattttatgcggaaaatgaaatattaaaattgagaaagaattGCGAGGAATACATGAAAACaaaacaagtaaaaaaaaacactcatcAATCCACATTACCCCAATAGTTTTGGATgaacaaaagaataattaaatattagcCCAAATGTTGCTCCAgtggaatgaataaaaaaaaacgtaaatgataaaaatacagataaaattattttcatgtgGCCTTAAAAGTGTCCAGTcgacttttttgtgtgttgagAAAGCAAAaccattcaaaaaaaaaaagatatgcGAGACAGATAAGAAGAGAGATTAAACACGGAATTGGCCAATAATATGAGGATAAGTCTCTGATATGGATTTCATGGCGCGATGAGGCGATTTTTAGGGAGAGAGAAATgcgttaattaaaaaatattgtagaaaCAATTGAAACattcataattaatttgtacAACTATTCGTGTGATCATACCAAGCTCTTTGAAAAATGTGTAATAGATTCAAAACAACATGATGAAGAACATTCATTCGTTCGTACTAGGCACTTtgattgcaattaaaatgtttgattaaatgtttattaattatttttcccgcttcagggaaggaaaaaaaatgtaaaagattcACTTTTGATTTGCCGTCACGAAAGTCactgaattattattaattttttttttcggatgaAATTCCCTGTTTTctgttgaaatttattttgcgtaaattgtattatgtataaaataataaaataattattaagtACATAAATTTTGGGTAATAAATGATGGCGGAAAAGTTGGatgtgaaaataatatttttcttttttttatttctttgggtGGTTGCCCCTTTTCGTTTCTTTGCTAAAGTCCTTTTTGTGTTTGCTTGAGGCTCTCCTGCGAGACTCTGCtgtttgtttgaaaataattggaaCATGCTAAtgggaaagaataaaaacttatcaaaatattcatgacatttctttattttacgTGTCTTTAACCGCTTAGTAATACCCTCTTTTACCTACCAACagtccaaaagaaaaaacaataaattattccatgaaagcattttatttatttcttcatatCAAAAAAGTACACAAAAATAGCTATATATATTCTCTGTTCgtatataattatttatagaataaaataaaataaaaaaagtagttggaaattaagattttaaaaagaataatttaaataatttaagtaacataaaatctaaaatgcttttagcaatttacaaaataataataaaaattcaggaaataAGATAGAGAATTTTGCAgagagaaaggaatttttttatggtttaaaggggaagtgaaaaaaaagcattaatcAGTCTTTTCATGCCAaacaacgtttttttttatcatttatgcTAAATATACGATTTTTTTACGTCTTTCTATACAcgatataaattttttctatctacattttttatgtatatatattattatatgtatataaaattgctATTATGGGAAAATGGCTAAatcgaaacattttttatttaatttttataaatctgtGGATGAATCGGTCTCGTGGGTTAGCATGTAGGCCTTTCGCTTGAGAACTTCATCGTGAAAGCGAATTAGGACATTTTTTATATCCATCGTGGCCGTTTGTCCGCGCTGTAGGGCTGACTTTGAGTCCGAGAATGCCTTTTCAATCTGTCCACACTCAAGGAGGGCTTTTGCTCTCAAATGGAACCCCTCGTAGCTTTCGGGATTCATTTCAATTGCCTGCGTTGCTAAATCAATCGCCTCTGCAATATTctgcaataaattgataatgGATGCGATAAGAGAAAATGCCAACTCCTCATTTAATGCCAGCAGCGACTTACATTCATTTTTCTGTTGCATCGCGAGTGATTTAGCAGAAAGTTGACCTTTAGCTGACTAAATGTGGCACTGTGCTCGGAATTATCCGTTGGGAACTTCTTCAGGGCATACTGATACCTGTGTGAGGCTTCCTGGAGGCGATTCTTCCTGTACAGCGTATTTCCGTCTTCCAGCAGTTTATTCAGCAGTAGAAgccttcagaaaaaaaaatgaaaaagaaattaatttaatttagtcaAACATCTCACACACTTTATTAATATTCatggaattttattcacaaattaatataaatattttcctcccGTCTTATCGCAGTAAttccaaatatttattcaagcTCTACCTATTTTCTGCTTTTTATACTTTGTATATGAAAAACTTTAGCTATAGTAATAGAATTTCCGTGAGGCAATATACGATAAgcatgggaaaatttatgataaaattaatttatgtgacggaaaaatgtttcagtggaaaatagggcaaaaaacaaaataatttcccaaccaaaagataaagagaaaatagCAACACACACTTACATTATCTCTGGCTTCCCGGAGGCCATGGCCCAGGTTGTGGGTCCCAACTTGGCACCCCTCTTGAGGAAAACCTGCACAATCTGCACATTGCGACACGCAATTGCCCTATCGAGTGGCCTCATTCCATTAATGTCCACATGCTCAATTTGAGATCCACGATCCAGGAGCATCTGCACAAGTGCCCCTGATCCCTGATAAGCCGCCAAATCGAGAGGTGTTCTGCCCGTTTTGTCCGTATGATGGACATTTGCAAACTTCTCAATCAGATACGTCGCCGTCTGCAGATGCCCACGCAAGCATGACCAGCTGAGTGCTGTGAGACCCTCATTGTCTGCCTTCTCCAAATTCACCCCTG from Lutzomyia longipalpis isolate SR_M1_2022 chromosome 1, ASM2433408v1 encodes:
- the LOC129788803 gene encoding dolichyl-diphosphooligosaccharide--protein glycosyltransferase subunit STT3B, giving the protein MSRPKTLNRQTAGYASLITFAVLFLAWVSGFSSRLFAVIRFESIIHEFDPWFNYRATAYMVQHGFYKFLNWFDERAWYPLGRIVGGTVYPGLMITSGSIHWLLHLLHIPIHIRDICVFLAPIFSGLTAISTYLLTKELWSAGAGLFAASFIAIVPGYISRSVAGSYDNEGIAIFALQFTYFLWVKSVKTGSVFWAAMAALSYFYMVSAWGGYVFIINLIPLHVFVLLIMGRYSPRLFTSYTVFYILGLLLSMQIPFVGFQPIRTSEHMAASGVFVLLIAVALLRHMQTVLTKQEFRRVFIIGGLSAAGLVFLAVVILTISGVVAPWSGRFYSLWDTGYAKIHIPIIASVSEHQPTTWFSFFFDLHILVCTFPVGLWYCIKRINDELVFVILYAISAVYFAGVMVRLMLTLTPVVCILSGVAFSGLLEVFLKDEHAPLNATGGVVEAEEPVEKKNMYDKAGKLKHRPKHEATSHDTANAGAGGMGSNLKSVVIVAVLMILMMFAVHCTWVTSNAYSSPSIVLAFYNSADGTRNILDDFREAYYWLSQNTADDARVMSWWDYGYQIAGMANRTTLVDNNTWNNSHIALVGKAMSSPEDKAYEIMTSLDVDYVLVIFGGVIGYSGDDINKFLWMVRIAEGEHPKDIRESDFFTDRGEFRVDAEGAPALLNCLMYKLSYYRFGELKLDYRGAAGYDRTRNSVIGNKDFELTYLEEAYTSEHWLVRIYRVKKPHEFNRPNLKEDERVFPSTDYVSRKTSKRKKGFIKNRPVVVKGKRNAGTK